A window of the Amycolatopsis solani genome harbors these coding sequences:
- a CDS encoding polynucleotide kinase-phosphatase: MKLTVPDMALVVLVGASGSGKSTFARTHFAPTQVLSSDFFRGLVADDENDQAASPDAFDALHYVAGKRLAAGRTTVIDATNVQRASRASLVKLAKEHDVLPVAIVLDLPLGVCVTRNASRPDREFGDHVVRRQRGELQRSLKSLEREGFRRVHVLRSEAEVAEAELVVEPLRNDKRELTGPFDVIGDVHGCAAELEELLAELGYVDGVHPDGRTAVFVGDLVDRGPDTPGVLRRVMGMAAAGTALVVCGNHEQKLVRALHGRKVNAAHGLAESLAQLAEESEEFRRQAHEFCDGLIAHYVLDGGDLVVAHAGLPERYHGRASGRVRSMALYGDTTGETDEYGLPVRLPWARDYRGSAMVLYGHTPTLEPEWVNNTMCLDTGCVFGGKLTALRYPERQVVSVKAHRVWYEPARPLDASRPPAGREPAVLELADVTGKRVVQTAHHGRVGVSAEQSAAALEVMSRFAVDPRWLAYLPPTMAPCATSARPDHLEHPDEAFAEYRAAGVQSVLCEEKHMGSRAVVLVCQDGVAARRFGIEGGGAVYTRTGRPFFPAAQNRELLADVRSAAAELFRELDTGWLLLDAELLPWSAKAGSLISEQYASVGAAAQAVLPAAVSALTTAAARGIDVSDLLARTAARSSTVDAYRTAYRRYCWPTQGLEGVRLAPFQLLASEGAAYHDRPHAWHLSMLERLAGPRFQPTRTLEVDLLDPASVARGVSWWEELTAGGGEGMVVKPAANLTRGPRGLVQPGVKVRGREYLRIVYGPDYTLPPNLERLRKRGLNRKRTLALREYALGLEALERTARGEPLWRVHECVFAVLALESDPVDPRL, from the coding sequence GTGAAGCTGACCGTCCCCGACATGGCGCTCGTCGTGCTCGTCGGCGCTTCCGGCTCCGGCAAGTCCACGTTCGCGCGCACGCACTTCGCGCCGACGCAGGTGCTCTCCAGCGACTTCTTCCGCGGCCTCGTCGCCGACGACGAGAACGACCAGGCCGCGTCCCCCGACGCCTTCGACGCGCTGCACTACGTCGCGGGGAAGCGGCTCGCGGCCGGGCGGACGACCGTCATCGACGCGACGAACGTCCAGCGCGCTTCCCGGGCGAGCCTGGTGAAGCTCGCGAAGGAGCACGACGTGCTGCCCGTGGCGATCGTGCTCGACCTGCCGCTCGGCGTCTGCGTCACGCGCAACGCTTCACGGCCCGATCGCGAATTCGGCGACCACGTGGTCCGGCGGCAGCGCGGCGAGCTGCAGCGGTCGCTGAAGTCGTTGGAGCGCGAGGGTTTCCGGCGCGTGCACGTGCTGCGGTCGGAAGCCGAGGTGGCCGAGGCGGAGCTCGTCGTCGAGCCGCTGCGCAACGACAAGCGTGAGCTGACCGGGCCCTTCGACGTGATCGGCGACGTCCACGGCTGCGCGGCCGAACTGGAGGAGCTGCTGGCCGAGCTGGGGTACGTCGACGGCGTCCACCCGGACGGGCGGACGGCGGTGTTCGTCGGCGACCTCGTCGACCGCGGCCCGGACACCCCCGGCGTGCTGCGGCGGGTGATGGGGATGGCCGCGGCCGGGACCGCGCTGGTCGTCTGCGGGAACCACGAGCAGAAGCTGGTGCGCGCGCTGCACGGGCGCAAGGTCAACGCCGCGCACGGGCTCGCGGAGTCGCTGGCGCAGCTCGCCGAGGAGAGCGAGGAGTTCCGGCGGCAGGCGCACGAGTTCTGCGACGGGCTGATCGCGCACTACGTCCTCGACGGCGGTGACCTCGTCGTCGCGCACGCCGGGCTGCCCGAGCGCTACCACGGGCGCGCGTCCGGCCGGGTGCGCAGCATGGCGCTCTACGGCGACACGACCGGCGAGACCGACGAGTACGGCTTGCCTGTGCGGCTGCCGTGGGCACGCGACTACCGCGGGTCCGCGATGGTTCTGTACGGCCACACGCCGACGCTCGAGCCGGAGTGGGTCAACAACACGATGTGCCTGGACACCGGGTGCGTCTTCGGCGGGAAGCTGACGGCGCTGCGCTACCCGGAGCGCCAGGTCGTCTCGGTGAAGGCGCACCGGGTCTGGTACGAGCCGGCCCGGCCGCTCGACGCTTCGCGGCCGCCGGCCGGGCGCGAACCCGCGGTGCTGGAGCTGGCCGACGTCACCGGGAAGCGGGTCGTGCAGACCGCGCACCACGGCCGGGTCGGCGTCTCGGCGGAGCAGTCGGCGGCGGCGCTGGAGGTGATGAGCCGGTTCGCGGTCGACCCGCGGTGGCTGGCGTACCTGCCGCCGACGATGGCGCCGTGTGCGACGTCGGCGCGCCCCGACCACTTGGAGCACCCGGACGAGGCTTTCGCCGAGTACCGCGCGGCGGGCGTGCAGTCGGTGCTGTGCGAAGAGAAGCACATGGGGTCGCGGGCGGTCGTCCTGGTCTGCCAGGACGGCGTCGCGGCCCGGCGGTTCGGCATCGAGGGCGGGGGCGCGGTGTACACGCGCACCGGGCGGCCGTTCTTCCCGGCCGCGCAGAACCGCGAGCTGCTGGCGGACGTGCGCTCCGCCGCGGCCGAGCTGTTCCGGGAGCTGGACACCGGCTGGCTGCTGCTCGACGCCGAGCTGCTGCCGTGGAGCGCGAAGGCGGGCTCGCTCATCTCGGAGCAGTACGCGTCGGTGGGCGCGGCCGCCCAAGCCGTGCTGCCGGCGGCCGTTTCGGCGTTGACCACGGCGGCCGCGCGCGGCATCGACGTCTCGGACCTGCTGGCGCGGACGGCGGCCCGGTCGTCCACAGTGGACGCCTACCGGACGGCGTACCGGCGCTACTGCTGGCCGACTCAGGGCCTGGAGGGCGTCCGGCTGGCGCCGTTCCAGCTGCTGGCGTCCGAAGGGGCGGCCTACCACGACCGGCCGCACGCGTGGCACCTGTCGATGCTGGAGCGGCTGGCCGGACCGCGGTTCCAGCCGACCCGGACGCTCGAGGTGGACCTGCTGGACCCCGCGTCGGTCGCCCGGGGCGTCTCGTGGTGGGAGGAACTGACCGCCGGCGGCGGCGAAGGCATGGTCGTCAAGCCCGCGGCCAACCTGACGCGGGGCCCGCGCGGCCTCGTCCAGCCCGGCGTGAAGGTGCGCGGGCGCGAGTACCTGCGGATCGTCTACGGGCCGGACTACACGCTGCCGCCGAACCTGGAGCGGCTGCGCAAGCGCGGGCTGAACCGGAAGCGGACGCTGGCGCTGCGCGAGTACGCGCTCGGGCTGGAGGCGCTGGAGCGCACCGCGCGGGGCGAGCCGCTCTGGCGAGTCCACGAATGCGTGTTCGCGGTGCTCGCCCTGGAGTCGGACCCGGTGGACCCGCGGCTCTAG
- the mca gene encoding mycothiol conjugate amidase Mca has product MVDPLTKTPKPRLRLMAVHAHPDDESSKGAATMARYAAEGHEVLVVTCTGGEAGSILNPAMDRPEVLANMAEIRREEMARAAKILGVSQRWLGFVDSGLPEGDPMPPVPEGSFAVVPLEESTEALVRVIREFRPHVITTYDENGGYPHPDHIRTHEVSMAAWDAAPDPARFPDAGEPWQPLKLYYGHGFSRARMTLFDEALKAAGLESPYTEWLAKWDPERADVMERVTTRVECGEYFEVRDEALKAHATQIDPTSRWFAVPLEMQREVWPTEEYELVKSLVDSTLPEDDLFAGIEEKVST; this is encoded by the coding sequence ATGGTGGACCCGCTGACGAAGACCCCGAAGCCGCGCTTGCGCCTGATGGCCGTGCACGCGCACCCCGACGACGAGTCGAGCAAGGGCGCCGCCACGATGGCGCGCTACGCCGCCGAAGGCCACGAGGTGCTGGTCGTCACCTGCACCGGTGGCGAAGCCGGCAGCATCTTGAACCCGGCCATGGACCGCCCCGAAGTGCTGGCGAACATGGCCGAGATCCGCCGCGAGGAGATGGCCCGCGCGGCCAAGATCCTCGGCGTGAGCCAGCGCTGGCTCGGCTTCGTCGACTCGGGCCTGCCCGAGGGCGACCCGATGCCGCCGGTGCCGGAGGGGTCGTTCGCCGTCGTGCCGCTGGAGGAGTCGACCGAGGCGCTGGTCCGCGTGATCCGGGAGTTCCGCCCGCACGTCATCACGACGTACGACGAGAACGGCGGCTACCCGCACCCCGACCACATCCGCACCCACGAGGTGTCGATGGCGGCGTGGGACGCGGCCCCGGACCCCGCTCGCTTCCCCGACGCCGGTGAGCCGTGGCAGCCGCTGAAGCTGTACTACGGGCACGGCTTCTCGCGGGCCCGGATGACGCTCTTCGACGAGGCGCTGAAGGCGGCCGGGCTCGAGTCGCCGTACACCGAGTGGCTGGCGAAGTGGGACCCGGAGCGGGCCGATGTCATGGAGCGGGTGACGACCCGCGTCGAGTGCGGTGAATACTTCGAGGTGCGGGACGAGGCGCTCAAGGCGCACGCCACGCAGATCGACCCCACCAGCCGCTGGTTCGCAGTACCGCTGGAGATGCAGCGCGAGGTCTGGCCGACCGAGGAGTACGAGCTGGTCAAGTCGCTGGTGGACAGCACGTTGCCGGAGGACGACCTGTTCGCCGGTATCGAGGAGAAGGTGAGTACATGA
- a CDS encoding thioredoxin domain-containing protein, with the protein MNRLASATSPYLLQHADNPVEWWQWGPDALAEARRRNVPILLSVGYAACHWCHVMAHESFEDAETAAVMNEHFVNIKVDREERPDIDAVYMAATQAMTGQGGWPMTCFLTPDGEPFHCGTYYPPSPRPGMPSFRQLLAAVAEAWGERPDELLEGAKQIVAHLAEQTGPLQESVVDEAVLDAAVTKLAQEADPVNGGFGRAPKFPPSMVLEFLLRHHERTGSAAALSLVDKTAESMARGGLYDQLAGGFARYSVDAEWLVPHFEKMLYDNALLLGFYAHLWRRTGSATALRVTTGTAEFLFDGLRTPEGGFASSLDADTDGVEGLTYVWTPSQLREVLGDDADAAAELFGVTEEGTFEHGTSTLRLFGELPEAIRLPLLAARNLRPQPGRDDKVIASWNGLAIKALAEAGVALDRPQWIEGAVEAAGLLLRVHVVDGRLRRSSRDGVVGESAGVLEDYACVADGFLALHQATGEAKWLTEAMRLLDLALAHFASPDVPGAYFDTADDAEALVQRPADPGDNASPAGASALAGALLTASALAGHADSARYRDAAEQALRRVGVLAARVPRFAGHWLSVAEALQAGPVQVAVVGADPALRLAAARGVHGGGIVLAGEPDAPGVPLLADRPLVDGAAAAYVCRGYVCDRPVTSAEALTAQL; encoded by the coding sequence ATGAACCGCCTCGCCAGTGCGACCAGCCCGTACCTGCTCCAGCACGCGGACAACCCGGTCGAGTGGTGGCAGTGGGGTCCGGACGCGCTCGCCGAGGCGCGGCGGCGGAACGTGCCCATCCTGCTTTCCGTCGGCTACGCCGCGTGCCACTGGTGCCACGTCATGGCACACGAGTCGTTCGAAGACGCCGAAACCGCCGCCGTGATGAACGAGCACTTCGTCAACATCAAGGTCGACCGCGAGGAGCGGCCGGACATCGACGCGGTGTACATGGCCGCGACGCAGGCGATGACCGGGCAGGGCGGCTGGCCGATGACCTGCTTCCTGACCCCGGACGGCGAGCCGTTCCACTGCGGCACCTACTACCCGCCGTCGCCGCGGCCGGGCATGCCGTCGTTCCGGCAGCTGCTGGCCGCCGTCGCCGAGGCGTGGGGCGAGCGGCCGGACGAGCTGCTGGAGGGCGCGAAGCAGATCGTCGCGCACCTCGCCGAGCAGACCGGCCCGCTCCAGGAGTCCGTTGTGGACGAAGCCGTGCTCGACGCCGCGGTGACCAAGCTGGCGCAGGAGGCGGACCCGGTCAACGGCGGCTTCGGCCGCGCGCCGAAGTTCCCGCCGTCGATGGTGCTCGAGTTCCTGCTGCGCCACCACGAACGGACCGGGTCGGCGGCCGCGCTGTCCCTGGTGGACAAGACGGCCGAGTCGATGGCCCGCGGCGGGCTGTACGACCAGCTGGCCGGCGGCTTCGCGCGCTACTCCGTGGACGCCGAGTGGCTCGTGCCGCACTTCGAGAAGATGTTGTACGACAACGCGTTGCTGCTCGGCTTCTACGCGCACCTCTGGCGCCGGACCGGCTCGGCGACGGCGTTGCGGGTGACGACCGGCACCGCGGAGTTCCTCTTCGACGGCCTGCGGACGCCGGAGGGCGGCTTCGCGTCTTCGCTGGACGCGGACACCGACGGCGTCGAAGGCCTCACCTACGTCTGGACGCCGTCGCAGCTGCGTGAGGTGCTCGGCGACGACGCCGACGCGGCCGCCGAGCTGTTCGGCGTCACCGAAGAGGGGACCTTCGAGCACGGGACGTCGACGCTGCGCCTGTTCGGGGAGCTCCCGGAGGCGATCCGGCTCCCCCTGCTGGCGGCGCGGAACCTGCGGCCGCAGCCGGGCCGGGACGACAAGGTGATCGCGTCCTGGAACGGGCTGGCGATCAAGGCGCTGGCCGAGGCGGGCGTGGCGCTGGACCGTCCACAGTGGATCGAGGGCGCGGTCGAGGCGGCCGGGCTGCTGCTGCGGGTGCACGTCGTCGACGGGCGCTTGCGGCGCAGTTCGCGTGACGGCGTCGTCGGGGAATCCGCCGGGGTGCTCGAGGACTACGCGTGCGTCGCCGACGGGTTCCTGGCCCTGCACCAGGCGACCGGCGAGGCGAAGTGGCTCACCGAAGCGATGCGGCTGCTCGACCTGGCGCTCGCGCACTTCGCGTCCCCGGACGTCCCCGGCGCGTACTTCGACACCGCCGACGACGCCGAGGCGCTGGTCCAGCGTCCGGCCGACCCGGGCGACAACGCGAGCCCGGCGGGGGCGTCCGCGCTGGCCGGGGCGCTGCTGACGGCGTCGGCGCTGGCCGGGCACGCGGATTCCGCGCGGTACCGCGACGCCGCCGAGCAGGCGCTTCGCCGCGTCGGCGTGCTGGCCGCGCGGGTGCCGCGGTTCGCCGGGCACTGGCTGTCGGTGGCCGAGGCGCTGCAGGCCGGCCCGGTGCAGGTCGCGGTGGTCGGCGCGGACCCGGCGTTGCGCCTGGCCGCGGCGCGCGGCGTGCACGGCGGCGGCATCGTGCTGGCCGGCGAGCCGGACGCGCCCGGCGTCCCGCTGCTGGCGGACCGCCCCCTGGTCGACGGGGCCGCGGCGGCCTACGTCTGCCGCGGGTACGTCTGCGACCGGCCGGTCACGTCGGCGGAGGCACTGACCGCTCAGCTCTGA
- a CDS encoding 3' terminal RNA ribose 2'-O-methyltransferase Hen1: MLLTITTTRNPATDLGFLLHKHPAKAQTVALSAGTAHVFYPEAGPERCTAALFVEIDPVGLVRGGGTALTQYVNDRPYAGGSYLAVALRAAFTTALAGRCAARPELVDELFDLEVRVPSLTARGGAEAVHKLFEPLGWRVSATPIPLDPQVPEWGESRYVDLTLTGTHRVGDALRHLYVLLPALDGDKHYWVGQDEADKLLRAGEGWLAAHPERELIANRYLERRRPVVDYALSRLADAGDVPAEAEALVTELPDQPESLASQRHGSVLAALRAAGARRVLDLGCGSGALLRVLEKERSFVDIVGVDVSASALAIAEKRLGGYTRVTLRQSALTYADPALAGYDAAVLMEVVEHVDEDRLPALEHAVFGVAAPRTVIVTTPNAEYNRLFEFLPMGHFRHADHRFEWTRAEFRAWADGVATRRGYDVRFLPIGPVDQESGPPTQLAVFSTTEEVAA; encoded by the coding sequence GTGCTGCTGACCATCACGACGACCCGGAACCCGGCCACCGACTTGGGTTTCCTGCTCCACAAGCACCCGGCGAAGGCGCAGACGGTCGCGTTGTCGGCCGGTACCGCGCACGTCTTCTACCCGGAGGCCGGGCCGGAGCGCTGCACGGCCGCGCTGTTCGTCGAAATCGACCCGGTCGGGCTCGTCCGCGGCGGCGGGACGGCGCTGACCCAGTACGTCAACGACCGGCCCTACGCCGGCGGCTCGTACCTCGCGGTCGCGCTGCGGGCGGCGTTCACGACGGCGCTGGCGGGCCGCTGCGCCGCGCGCCCGGAACTCGTCGACGAGCTCTTCGACCTCGAGGTCCGCGTGCCGTCGCTGACCGCGCGTGGCGGGGCCGAGGCCGTGCACAAGCTCTTCGAGCCGCTCGGCTGGCGCGTTTCGGCCACGCCCATCCCGCTCGATCCGCAGGTCCCCGAGTGGGGCGAAAGCCGCTATGTCGACCTGACGCTGACCGGCACCCACCGCGTCGGCGACGCGCTGCGGCACCTCTACGTGCTGCTGCCCGCGCTCGACGGCGACAAGCACTACTGGGTCGGCCAGGACGAGGCCGACAAGCTGCTGCGCGCCGGCGAGGGCTGGCTCGCCGCGCACCCCGAGCGGGAGCTCATCGCGAACCGCTACCTCGAGCGGCGCCGCCCGGTGGTGGACTACGCGCTTTCGCGGCTGGCCGACGCCGGCGACGTCCCGGCGGAGGCCGAGGCACTGGTCACCGAGCTGCCGGACCAGCCGGAAAGCCTCGCGTCGCAGCGCCACGGCAGCGTGCTCGCCGCGCTGCGGGCCGCGGGCGCCCGGCGCGTGCTCGACCTCGGCTGCGGCTCCGGCGCGCTGCTGCGCGTGCTCGAGAAGGAGCGTTCCTTCGTCGACATCGTCGGCGTCGACGTCTCCGCGAGCGCGCTCGCCATCGCCGAGAAGCGGCTGGGCGGCTACACCCGGGTCACGCTGCGGCAGTCCGCGCTCACCTACGCCGACCCGGCGCTGGCCGGGTACGACGCCGCCGTGCTGATGGAGGTCGTCGAACACGTCGACGAAGACCGGCTGCCGGCGCTGGAGCACGCGGTGTTCGGGGTCGCGGCGCCGCGCACGGTGATCGTCACGACGCCCAACGCGGAGTACAACCGGCTGTTCGAGTTCCTGCCGATGGGGCATTTCCGGCACGCCGACCACCGGTTCGAATGGACGCGAGCCGAGTTCCGCGCCTGGGCGGACGGCGTCGCGACCCGGCGCGGCTACGACGTCCGGTTCCTGCCGATCGGACCGGTGGACCAGGAATCGGGACCGCCGACCCAGCTGGCGGTCTTTTCGACGACCGAGGAGGTGGCCGCGTGA
- a CDS encoding carboxymuconolactone decarboxylase family protein — MEARLNMFENEITTKFVKRLIAASHPIAESSLPTATQELVKIRASQINGCGMCLDMHTKDAAANGETAVRLAMVAAWREAVVFTEAERAALALTEEGTRLADAHTGVSDATWSEVRKHFDDEQIGALISLVAMINAWNRLNVIVQNPAGEYQPGMFG; from the coding sequence ATGGAAGCGCGGCTCAACATGTTCGAGAACGAGATCACCACCAAGTTCGTCAAGCGCCTGATCGCGGCGTCCCACCCGATCGCGGAGTCCTCGCTGCCGACCGCGACCCAGGAGCTCGTGAAGATCCGGGCGAGCCAGATCAACGGCTGCGGGATGTGCCTCGACATGCACACGAAGGACGCGGCGGCGAACGGCGAGACGGCGGTCCGCCTGGCGATGGTGGCGGCCTGGCGGGAAGCGGTGGTGTTCACCGAGGCCGAGCGGGCGGCGCTGGCGCTGACCGAGGAGGGGACCCGCCTGGCGGACGCGCACACCGGCGTCAGCGACGCGACGTGGTCGGAGGTCCGCAAGCACTTCGACGACGAGCAGATCGGCGCGCTGATCTCCCTGGTGGCGATGATCAACGCGTGGAACCGGCTGAACGTCATCGTGCAGAACCCCGCGGGCGAGTACCAGCCGGGCATGTTCGGCTGA
- a CDS encoding PRC and DUF2382 domain-containing protein: MAKTMEPRELIDSAVVDPNGNKLGKVGTVYLADATHQPEWITVKTGLFGTKESFVPLSGAHTDRDGVHVRVDKDSVSDAPRIDADGHLSPEESAQLYRHYGLPVPRTSPDGRMPAGDGRTGDGRTGGGRTGDSGRTGERQQAKGKSGMDAKGSMTRSEERLDVGTEQVETGHVRLRKYVVTEEQQVTVPVRHEEVRIEREPITGTGGEAEIGEAEQDVVLHAEKPVVRKETVPVERARLRTESVTEDQTVSGKVRKEQFEVTDDEGKHRR, encoded by the coding sequence ATGGCCAAGACCATGGAACCCCGGGAGCTCATCGACAGTGCCGTGGTCGACCCGAACGGCAACAAGCTCGGGAAGGTCGGCACGGTCTACCTCGCCGACGCGACGCACCAGCCGGAATGGATCACCGTCAAGACCGGGCTGTTCGGCACCAAGGAAAGCTTCGTGCCGCTCTCCGGGGCGCACACCGACCGGGACGGCGTCCACGTCCGGGTCGACAAGGACAGCGTTTCCGACGCGCCGCGCATCGACGCCGACGGGCACCTCTCCCCTGAGGAAAGCGCCCAGCTGTACCGCCACTACGGCCTGCCCGTGCCCCGCACGTCACCCGACGGCCGGATGCCCGCGGGCGACGGCCGTACGGGCGACGGCCGCACCGGCGGTGGTCGTACTGGCGACAGCGGTCGTACCGGCGAGCGGCAGCAGGCCAAGGGCAAGTCCGGGATGGACGCCAAGGGCAGCATGACCCGCTCCGAGGAACGGCTGGACGTCGGGACCGAGCAGGTCGAAACCGGGCACGTCCGGCTGCGGAAGTACGTCGTCACCGAGGAGCAGCAGGTCACCGTCCCGGTGCGGCACGAAGAGGTGCGCATCGAACGCGAGCCGATCACCGGGACCGGCGGCGAGGCCGAGATCGGCGAAGCCGAGCAGGACGTCGTCCTGCACGCCGAGAAACCCGTGGTGCGCAAGGAAACGGTGCCGGTCGAGCGGGCGCGGCTGCGGACCGAGTCGGTCACCGAGGACCAGACCGTCTCCGGCAAGGTCCGCAAGGAGCAGTTCGAAGTCACCGACGACGAAGGCAAGCACCGCCGGTAA
- a CDS encoding acyl-CoA dehydrogenase family protein yields MDVPEVPSKVDPDSVTAVLDGRWAELRRAVRAQMAGTEFRDPVALDTEAHRAQVLDQLRALAETDRPGLGFDPAYGGGGDVGGSVTSFEMLGYGDLSLMVKAGVQWGLFGGAVQLLGTERHHERYLRSIMNLDLLGCFAMTEHGHGSDVQHLRTTATYGDGGFVVHTPDHMAQKEYIGNAARDGRMAVVFAQLVTGGESRGVHAFTVPIRGEDGKPLPGVSIEDCGPKAGLNGVDNGRLSFDNVRVPREALLNRFGDVDENGTYSSPIESDGRRFFTMLGTLIRGRVSVGGSAGSATKRALALAIRYGEHRRQFTTPDGDEVVILDYLAHQRKLLPALAKTYALHFAQEELVSKLHDIDSSAPEEEQRELESRAAGMKALNTWHATATIQAAREACGGSGYLAENLLPGLKADTDVFTTFEGDNTVLLQLVAKGLLTSYKEDFQDLSPLATARFFTDQVVSAILERTSVRKALESLTEGSDADVFFRREWQLRLFEDREEHVVEGVAKRLRKAASDPFGVFNSAQDHVLRAGRVHVERLVLSAFVAAIERCEDPDARTLLERVCDLYALSAIEEDLAWFLGHGRLTASRGKAVTAAVNGLCAQLRPHARTLVDAFAIPDQFLAAPMLKS; encoded by the coding sequence GTGGACGTCCCAGAAGTGCCATCGAAGGTGGATCCGGACTCGGTGACCGCCGTCCTCGACGGTCGCTGGGCCGAGCTGCGCCGCGCGGTGCGGGCGCAGATGGCCGGCACGGAGTTCCGGGACCCGGTCGCCCTCGACACCGAAGCCCACCGCGCCCAGGTGCTCGACCAGCTGCGCGCGCTCGCCGAGACCGACCGCCCCGGCCTGGGCTTCGACCCGGCCTACGGCGGCGGTGGCGACGTCGGCGGCTCGGTGACGTCGTTCGAGATGCTCGGCTACGGCGACCTGTCCCTCATGGTCAAGGCCGGTGTCCAATGGGGACTCTTCGGCGGCGCCGTCCAGCTGCTCGGCACCGAGCGGCACCACGAGCGGTACCTGCGCTCGATCATGAACCTGGACCTGCTCGGCTGCTTCGCGATGACCGAGCACGGGCACGGCTCCGACGTCCAGCACCTGCGGACCACGGCGACCTATGGGGACGGTGGGTTCGTCGTGCACACGCCGGACCACATGGCGCAGAAGGAGTACATCGGCAACGCGGCCCGCGACGGCCGGATGGCGGTGGTGTTCGCGCAGCTGGTCACCGGCGGGGAATCGCGCGGCGTGCACGCGTTCACGGTGCCGATCCGGGGCGAGGACGGGAAACCGCTGCCCGGGGTGTCCATCGAGGACTGCGGCCCGAAGGCCGGCCTCAACGGCGTCGACAACGGCCGGTTGAGCTTCGACAACGTCCGCGTCCCGCGCGAGGCCCTGCTGAACCGCTTCGGCGACGTCGACGAGAACGGGACGTACTCGAGCCCGATCGAGAGCGACGGCCGCCGGTTCTTCACCATGCTGGGCACGCTGATCCGCGGCCGGGTGAGCGTCGGCGGCAGCGCGGGCAGCGCGACGAAACGCGCACTGGCACTGGCGATCCGCTACGGCGAGCACCGCCGCCAGTTCACCACCCCGGACGGCGACGAGGTCGTCATCCTCGACTACCTCGCCCACCAGCGGAAACTGCTGCCGGCGCTGGCGAAGACGTACGCGCTGCACTTCGCGCAGGAGGAGCTGGTGTCGAAGCTCCACGACATCGACTCGTCGGCGCCCGAGGAGGAGCAGCGCGAACTGGAGTCGCGCGCGGCGGGCATGAAGGCCCTCAACACCTGGCACGCGACGGCCACGATCCAGGCGGCGCGCGAGGCTTGCGGCGGCTCGGGCTACCTGGCGGAGAACCTGCTGCCCGGGCTGAAGGCCGACACCGACGTCTTCACGACGTTCGAGGGCGACAACACGGTGCTGCTGCAGCTGGTCGCGAAGGGGCTCCTGACCAGCTACAAGGAGGACTTCCAGGACCTTTCGCCGCTGGCGACCGCGCGGTTCTTCACCGACCAGGTGGTGAGCGCGATCCTGGAACGGACTTCCGTGCGCAAGGCGCTCGAGTCGCTCACCGAGGGCTCCGACGCGGATGTGTTCTTCCGCCGCGAGTGGCAGCTCCGGCTGTTCGAGGACCGCGAGGAGCACGTCGTGGAGGGCGTGGCGAAACGCCTGCGCAAGGCGGCTTCGGACCCGTTCGGCGTGTTCAACTCGGCGCAGGACCACGTGCTGCGCGCCGGCCGCGTCCACGTCGAGCGGCTGGTCCTGTCGGCGTTCGTGGCGGCGATCGAGCGCTGCGAAGACCCGGATGCCCGCACGCTGCTGGAGCGCGTCTGCGACCTGTACGCGCTGTCGGCGATCGAAGAGGACCTGGCCTGGTTCCTGGGCCACGGCCGCCTGACGGCGTCACGTGGAAAGGCCGTCACCGCGGCGGTGAACGGCCTGTGCGCCCAGCTGCGCCCGCACGCGCGGACGCTGGTGGACGCGTTCGCCATCCCGGACCAGTTCCTGGCGGCGCCGATGCTGAAGTCCTGA
- a CDS encoding DUF4307 domain-containing protein encodes MASGPAKTAAPVLPEGRYGSRGAKPSRRWRRWLFLAIALLVSGVITWVAYVNLGAAPIDAERVAFSAKPGNAMEITINVTRDDNSKPGVCIVRARDKTGAESGRKELLVPAGAKYSRMSTTIKSIGVPVTADVFGCSYDIPRYLSTP; translated from the coding sequence TTGGCGAGCGGACCGGCGAAAACGGCAGCCCCCGTGCTGCCCGAAGGCCGGTACGGCAGCCGCGGCGCGAAGCCGTCCCGGCGCTGGCGCCGGTGGCTCTTCCTGGCCATCGCCCTGCTGGTCAGCGGCGTGATCACCTGGGTCGCGTACGTCAACCTCGGTGCCGCGCCGATCGACGCCGAGCGCGTCGCGTTCAGCGCGAAACCGGGCAACGCGATGGAAATCACCATCAACGTGACGCGGGACGACAACAGCAAGCCGGGCGTCTGCATCGTGCGCGCCCGCGACAAGACCGGCGCCGAGAGCGGCCGCAAGGAGCTCCTGGTTCCCGCCGGCGCGAAGTACAGCAGGATGAGCACGACGATCAAGAGCATCGGGGTACCGGTGACCGCCGACGTCTTCGGCTGCTCGTACGACATACCACGCTATCTGTCAACCCCATAG